One Globicephala melas chromosome 18, mGloMel1.2, whole genome shotgun sequence DNA segment encodes these proteins:
- the LIG4 gene encoding DNA ligase 4 produces the protein MAASQTSQTVASHVPFADLCSTLERIQRSKGRAEKIRHFKEFLDSWRKFHDALHKNQKDVTDSFYPAMRLILPQLERERMAYGIKETMLAKLYIELLNLPRGGKDALKLLNYRTPTGTRGDAGDFAMIAYFVLKPRCLQKGSLTIQQVNDLLDSIANNNSAQRKDLVKKSLLQLITQSSALEQKWLIRMIVKDLKLGFTQQTVFSVFHNDAAELHNVTTDLEKVCRQLHDPSVGLSDISITLFSAFKPMLASIADIERIEKDMKHQSFYIETKLDGERMQMHKDGDVYRYFSRNGYNYEDQFGSSPQEGSLTPFIHNAFKTDVQNCILDGEMMAYNPDTQTFMQKGSKFDIKRMVEDSDLHTCYCVFDVLMVNDKKLGQETLRKRYEILNSVFTPIPGRIEIVQKTQAHTKKEVIDALNEAIDKREEGIMIKHPLSIYKPDKRGEGWLKIKPEYVNGLMDELDILIVGGYWGKGSRGGMMSHFLCAVSEKPPPGEKPSVFHTLCRVGSGYTMKELYDLGLKLAQHWKPFHKKAPPSCILCGTEKPEVYIEPWNSVIIQVKATEIVPSGMYKTGCTLRFPRIENIRENKEWHECTSLEDLEQLRGKASGKLASKHLYVGDDDEPQEKKRKAAPKTKKVIGIIEHLKAPNLSNVNKVSNIFEDVEFCVMSGTNSHPKPDLENRIAEFGGYVVQNPGPDTYCVIAGCENIRVKNIISSDKHDVVKPEWLLECLETKSCVPWQPRFMIHMCPSTKQHFAREYDRYGDSYFVDTDWNQLKEVFSGIKNAGEQTPGEMDPVIADLEHRYSWDNTPLSMFRHHTVFLDLYTVINDLSTKIEGARLAVTALELQFHGAKVVSCLAEGVSHVIIGEDQSRVADFKAFRRTLKRKFKILQERWVTESIDKRELQEENQYLL, from the coding sequence ATGGCTGCCTCGCAAACTTCACAGACTGTTGCATCTCACGTTCCTTTTGCAGATTTATGTTCAACTTTAGAACGAATACAGAGAAGTAAAGGACGTGCAGAAAAAATCAGACACTTCAAAGAATTTTTAGATTCTTGGAGAAAGTTTCATGATGCCCTTCATAAGAACCAAAAAGATGTCACAGATTCTTTTTATCCAGCCATGAGACTTATTCTTCCTCagctggaaagagagagaatggccTATGGCATCAAAGAAACGATGCTTGCTAAGCTTTATATTGAGTTGCTTAACTTACCTCGAGGAGGAAAAGATGCCCTCAAACTTCtaaactacagaacacctactggaaCTCGTGGAGATGCTGGAGACTTTGCGATGATTGCATACTTTGTGTTGAAACCCAGATGTTTACAGAAGGGAAGTTTAACCATACAGCAAGTAAATGACCTTTTAGACTCCATTGCCAACAATAATTCTGCCCAAAGGAAGGACCTAGTAAAGAAGAGTCTTCTTCAGCTTATAACTCAGAGTTCAGCACTTGAACAAAAGTGGCTGATACGGATGATTGTAAAGGACTTGAAGCTTGGTTTTACTCAGCAAACtgtgttttctgtctttcatAATGATGCTGCTGAGTTGCATAATGTCACCACAGATCTGGAAAAGGTCTGTAGGCAACTGCATGATCCTTCAGTTGGACTCAGCGACATTTCTATCACTTTATTCTCTGCATTTAAACCCATGCTGGCCTCTATAGCAGATATCGAGCGAATTGAGAAGGACATGAAACACCAGAGTTTCTACATCGAAACCAAGCTAGACGGTGAGCGTATGCAGATGCACAAGGATGGGGACGTGTATCGGTACTTCTCCCGCAATGGATATAACTATGAGGATCAGTTTGGCTCTTCCCCACAGGAAGGTTCCCTGACACCGTTCATCCATAATGCATTCAAAACAGATGTTCAAAACTGCATCCTCGATGGTGAGATGATGGCCTACAACCCTGATACACAAACTTTTATGCAAAAGGGGAGTAAGTTTGATATTAAAAGAATGGTAGAAGATTCTGATCTGCACACTTGTTACTGTGTTTTTGATGTATTGATGGTTAATGATAAAAAGCTAGGACAGGAGACACTGAGAAAGAGGTATGAAATTCTTAATAGTGTTTTTACACCAATACCAGGTAGAATAGAAATAGTGCAAAAAACACAAGCTCATACTAAGAAAGAAGTAATTGATGCTTTGAATGAAGCAATAGATAAAAGAGAAGAGGGGATCATGATAAAACATCCTCTGTCCATTTACAAGCCAGATAAAAGAGGTGAAGGATGGTTGAAAATTAAACCAGAGTATGTAAATGGGCTGATGGATGAACTGGACATCTTAATCGTGGGGGGCTACTGGGGGAAAGGTTCCCGGGGTGGAATGATGTCTCATTTTTTGTGTGCGGTGTCAGAGAAACCACCTCCTGGTGAAAAACCATCAGTGTTTCATACTCTCTGTCGCGTTGGCTCAGGTTACACCATGAAAGAACTGTATGACCTGGGTTTGAAGTTGGCCCAACACTGGAAGCCTTTTCATAAGAAAGCCCCACCCAGTTGCATTTTGTGTGGAACAGAGAAGCCAGAGGTCTACATCGAGCCTTGGAACTCGGTCATCATTCAGGTTAAGGCCACAGAGATTGTCCCCAGTGGCATGTATAAAACTGGCTGCACGTTGCGTTTCCCACGAATTGAGAAcataagagaaaacaaagaatggCACGAATGTACGTCTCTGGAGGACTTAGAACAACTCCGAGGGAAAGCCTCCGGAAAGCTTGCGTCTAAACACCTTTATGTGGGTGATGATGATGAACCACAAGAAAAAAAGCGGAAGGCTGCCCCAAAGACGAAGAAAGTTATTGGGATTATTGAGCACCTCAAAGCACCCAACCTTTCTAACGTAAACAAAGTCTCTAATATATTTGAAGATGTGGAGTTTTGTGTCATGAGTGGAACCAACAGCCATCCAAAGCCCGATCTGGAGAACAGAATCGCAGAATTTGGTGGTTACGTAGTCCAAAATCCAGGCCCAGACACATACTGTGTGATCGCAGGGTGTGAGAACATTCGAGTGAAAAACATCATCTCTTCTGATAAACACGATGTTGTCAAGCCCGAGTGGCTGTTAGAGTGTTTAGAGACCAAAAGCTGTGTGCCGTGGCAGCCTCGCTTCATGATTCACATGTGCCCGTCAACAAAACAGCACTTTGCTCGGGAATACGACCGCTACGGGGATAGTTACTTTGTCGATACAGATTGGAACCAACTGAAGGAAGTGTTCTCGGGAATTAAAAATGCTGGTGAACAGACTCCTGGGGAAATGGATCCTGTGATTGCCGATTTGGAACACCGGTATTCCTGGGACAACACTCCTCTTAGCATGTTTCGACACCACACCGTTTTTTTGGACTTGTATACTGTTATTAATGACTTAAGCACTAAAATCGAGGGGGCAAGATTAGCTGTCACAGCCCTGGAGCTTCAATTTCATGGAGCAAAAGTAGTTTCATGCTTAGCTGAGGGAGTGTCTCATGTCATCATTGGGGAGGATCAGAGTCGGGTTGCAGACTTTAAAGCTTTTCGAAGAACTCTTAAGAGAAAGTTTAAAATCCTACAAGAACGTTGGGTAACTGAATCAATAGACAAGAGGGAATTACAGGAGGAAAATCAATATTTGCTTTGA